One Bartonella kosoyi DNA segment encodes these proteins:
- the addA gene encoding double-strand break repair helicase AddA: MTFFSIPEAALDAQATATHPQKNVWVSANAGSGKTHVLSERVIRLLLNGTPPARILCLTYTRAAAAVMQSRIFRTLSSWNELDDAQLQETLTRFENKPVNAQKLTYARQLFARALETPGGLKIQTIHAFCEALLYQFMLEANITRHFEIPDDVSRKKLRQESRRQLLVRRDIQPALQQLLQVISEHTFNKLLYEAVEKQHKLSDFFSSLLSENGEEKFRALFNLAPDETNQSLLEKIQQTARLPLYALKHCETNGSQRLKEMVEKFSQLEEARNETNILNIVSDIYLTTEGKPRNFPHLSRKKSDEIWPFIQQMLEDKQSKIFVLLEKYQCAKVATLNMAAFQICAIYLEIYTNLKKANGFLDFDDIIERTLHLLQRKGASQWVHYKLDQGLDHILLDEAQDTNPEQWQIIQLLAQEFFSGYSQRTNIRTLFAVGDEKQSIYSFQGAAPENFAANGRIIQKKAQQTNQQFEKIQLHYSFRSTADVLKSVDLVFETPENYKGLSAENTKTVHEAIRVHSPGEVIIWDAISKETSEFPHDWHLSVDHLDTPEVRLAEKIAETIADWLQKGEMLPAKGRLIRASDIMILVRKRDKFVSALSRALKHLNIPVAGADRLQLTKHISIRDLMALGRFVLQPQDDLSLACVLKSPLFAFSEEELYQLSAHRTGSLWQSLCTHASSQVSFKDAFERLNHYRTLVDKIPVFEFYSHILNNDKGRQKILSRLGSEANDVLDAFMDYTLAIQKTGLPGLQAFLETLTASEPEIKREFEQNNEEIRIMTVHAAKGLEAAIVFLVDPGSAIWHPQHAPHLLKVPLNNAQGNGQQAFIWRPNEKFDTKLSKQAISHLKERAEEEYRRLLYVGMTRAEDRLFVCGYRGKKTPPHTWLQLVKKALEPHAVVIKGPAEDIAAWRYCITSSSASINQEVSCAESQALPALPAFFSHKVLAEPILPKPLKPSVASLAIEADTELSSSPKQFFTSPILGEINTNRAFFIEYGHLIHRLLQYLPDCPPQKRQDYARNYLNIKASHWDKSQREHALRHVWKILDHVYLKPLFSEQSRAEVPLMGIVKIRGKEQAISGQIDRLYITKNSIIFADFKTGIPPENEATIASHHWLQMALYRKLLQAIHPDKDIQALLIYSKEAKIFKLPPEKLEACLDEIAL; the protein is encoded by the coding sequence ATGACGTTTTTTTCTATTCCTGAAGCTGCTCTTGATGCACAAGCAACGGCAACACATCCCCAGAAAAACGTGTGGGTTTCTGCGAATGCAGGATCTGGAAAAACGCACGTTTTAAGTGAACGTGTTATTCGTTTGCTTTTAAACGGTACGCCTCCAGCACGTATTTTATGCCTTACTTATACAAGAGCTGCTGCTGCTGTTATGCAATCACGAATTTTTCGCACGTTGTCCAGTTGGAATGAACTGGATGATGCACAGCTGCAAGAAACCTTGACACGGTTTGAAAATAAGCCCGTCAATGCGCAAAAATTAACGTATGCACGACAACTCTTCGCGCGTGCGCTTGAAACACCTGGTGGCTTGAAAATTCAAACGATTCATGCTTTTTGCGAAGCTCTCTTGTATCAATTTATGTTAGAAGCCAATATTACACGGCATTTTGAAATTCCCGATGATGTCAGTCGCAAAAAATTACGACAAGAATCCCGTCGCCAACTTTTAGTACGTCGTGATATACAGCCTGCTTTACAACAGTTACTTCAAGTTATTAGCGAACATACTTTTAACAAACTTCTCTATGAAGCTGTTGAAAAGCAACATAAACTCTCTGATTTTTTCTCTTCTCTTTTATCTGAAAATGGAGAAGAAAAATTTCGTGCGCTTTTTAACTTAGCGCCTGATGAAACAAACCAATCCCTATTAGAAAAAATTCAACAAACCGCGCGTCTTCCTCTTTATGCTCTTAAGCATTGTGAAACCAATGGCAGTCAACGTTTGAAAGAGATGGTAGAAAAGTTTTCCCAATTAGAAGAAGCGCGTAATGAGACCAATATTCTCAATATTGTCTCTGATATTTATTTGACCACAGAGGGTAAACCACGTAATTTTCCACATTTATCTCGTAAAAAATCAGATGAAATTTGGCCTTTTATTCAACAAATGCTTGAAGATAAACAAAGCAAAATTTTTGTTCTTTTAGAAAAATATCAATGCGCAAAAGTTGCCACCCTCAATATGGCTGCTTTTCAGATCTGTGCCATTTATCTCGAAATCTATACCAATCTAAAAAAAGCCAATGGCTTCTTAGATTTTGATGACATTATCGAGCGCACGCTCCATTTGTTACAGCGCAAAGGTGCAAGCCAATGGGTGCACTATAAACTTGATCAGGGGCTTGATCATATTCTTCTTGATGAAGCACAAGATACCAACCCTGAGCAATGGCAAATTATTCAACTGTTGGCACAAGAATTTTTCTCAGGGTATAGCCAACGAACGAATATACGGACTCTTTTTGCTGTTGGAGATGAAAAGCAATCTATTTATTCTTTTCAAGGTGCGGCTCCAGAAAACTTTGCTGCAAATGGACGAATCATTCAAAAAAAAGCGCAGCAAACAAATCAACAATTTGAAAAAATACAACTGCATTACTCTTTTCGCTCTACAGCAGATGTTCTTAAAAGCGTTGATCTTGTTTTCGAAACACCAGAAAACTATAAAGGACTTTCGGCAGAAAATACAAAGACGGTGCATGAAGCTATTCGCGTTCATAGCCCAGGTGAAGTTATTATATGGGATGCCATTTCCAAAGAAACGAGCGAATTTCCTCATGATTGGCATTTGAGTGTTGATCATTTAGATACACCTGAAGTTCGTTTAGCCGAAAAAATAGCTGAAACGATTGCCGATTGGTTACAAAAAGGCGAAATGCTTCCAGCAAAGGGACGCTTAATACGGGCAAGTGATATTATGATCTTGGTTCGTAAACGTGATAAATTTGTTTCAGCTCTTTCCCGTGCTCTTAAACACCTTAATATTCCTGTAGCAGGGGCTGATCGTTTACAACTCACCAAGCATATTAGTATCCGTGACTTAATGGCGCTTGGACGTTTTGTTTTGCAGCCACAAGATGATCTTTCTCTTGCTTGCGTTTTAAAAAGTCCCCTTTTTGCTTTTAGTGAAGAGGAACTTTATCAACTTTCCGCGCACCGAACCGGCTCTCTTTGGCAAAGCTTATGTACACACGCATCATCGCAGGTATCTTTTAAAGATGCTTTTGAAAGACTGAACCATTATCGCACTTTAGTGGATAAAATACCGGTTTTCGAGTTTTATAGCCATATTCTGAATAATGATAAGGGAAGACAAAAAATTCTGTCTCGTTTAGGATCTGAAGCAAATGATGTACTCGATGCTTTTATGGATTATACGCTCGCTATTCAAAAAACAGGATTACCAGGATTACAAGCTTTTTTAGAAACATTAACTGCAAGCGAGCCAGAAATTAAACGTGAATTTGAACAAAACAATGAAGAAATTCGCATCATGACGGTTCATGCCGCAAAAGGACTAGAGGCTGCTATTGTGTTTTTGGTTGATCCTGGTAGTGCGATTTGGCATCCTCAGCATGCACCTCATTTGCTTAAAGTTCCTTTAAACAATGCACAAGGGAATGGACAACAAGCTTTTATTTGGCGCCCCAATGAAAAGTTTGATACAAAACTCTCTAAGCAAGCAATCTCACATTTAAAAGAGCGTGCCGAAGAAGAGTATAGGCGCCTTCTTTATGTAGGAATGACACGCGCTGAAGATCGTTTATTTGTTTGTGGATATAGAGGTAAAAAAACACCCCCTCATACATGGCTACAACTGGTAAAGAAAGCCCTTGAACCTCATGCGGTTGTTATAAAAGGTCCTGCAGAAGATATTGCAGCTTGGCGTTATTGCATTACATCTTCTTCTGCCTCTATAAACCAAGAAGTTTCTTGCGCTGAGAGTCAAGCCTTACCAGCTTTGCCTGCTTTTTTCTCTCATAAAGTACTAGCAGAACCAATTCTCCCAAAACCGCTAAAACCTTCAGTTGCGAGCCTTGCCATTGAAGCTGATACAGAACTTTCGTCAAGCCCAAAACAGTTTTTTACTTCACCTATTTTAGGAGAAATAAACACCAACAGAGCTTTTTTCATTGAATATGGTCATCTCATTCACCGATTATTACAATATCTCCCCGACTGCCCCCCACAAAAACGTCAAGATTATGCTCGCAACTATCTCAATATCAAAGCTTCTCATTGGGATAAAAGCCAAAGAGAACATGCTCTTCGCCATGTTTGGAAAATTTTAGATCATGTTTACCTCAAACCCCTTTTCTCTGAGCAGTCACGTGCTGAAGTTCCCTTAATGGGGATTGTAAAAATTCGTGGAAAAGAACAAGCAATTTCTGGTCAAATTGATCGTCTCTACATCACGAAAAACAGCATTATCTTTGCTGATTTTAAAACAGGGATTCCACCTGAAAATGAAGCCACTATTGCTTCTCATCATTGGTTGCAAATGGCGCTTTATCGAAAATTGTTGCAAGCGATTCATCCTGATAAAGATATCCAAGCTCTGCTTATCTACAGTAAAGAAGCCAAAATTTTTAAACTTCCCCCAGAAAAACTCGAGGCATGTCTTGATGAAATTGCCCTATAA
- the trxA gene encoding thioredoxin has protein sequence MTCVKVDKDSFESEVLTSSTPVVVDFWAEWCGPCKMIAPILDEVSTEMQNQVKIVKVNIDENPELATQYGVRSIPTLLMFKNGSVSSNMVGATSKGRLSEWIKDGLR, from the coding sequence ATGACGTGTGTAAAAGTTGATAAGGACAGTTTCGAAAGTGAAGTTCTAACCTCTTCCACCCCTGTTGTGGTTGATTTTTGGGCAGAATGGTGTGGTCCTTGCAAAATGATAGCGCCAATTTTGGATGAAGTTTCAACAGAAATGCAAAACCAAGTTAAAATTGTCAAAGTAAATATTGACGAAAATCCGGAATTAGCTACCCAATATGGAGTACGCTCTATCCCTACATTACTAATGTTTAAAAATGGAAGTGTCTCATCAAATATGGTTGGCGCTACCTCTAAAGGACGCCTTTCTGAGTGGATAAAAGATGGGCTTCGTTAA